ACAATCACAGTATGGGTACTCTAAAAAGGCTTGATATGTGCCAATTTCCCTCGCTATCTTAACTATCTCTTCCTTGTCCATGCCCAGCAAGGGTCTGTGCACGGGGAAACGGACGCTCATGGTCTCAAAGTAAAGGTTCGCCAGTGTCTGCGAAGCCACCTGGCCAAGGGAATCCCCCGTAACAATGCCCAGTGCACCTTCCTCCCTCGCTATCTCCGCGGCTCTTCTCAGCATAGCGACCTTGCACAGGACGCATGTCCATTCCTGCATGTTTATCCTGCTGAGGACGGCCACGTAGGGTCTCAGAACTTCAAAGTGGTTCTCCACAATGAGTTCAATGTCTTTTGGGGAGTAATCATTGAGTATCTCAACGGTTTTCTCTACAACCTCCCTCGCGTTCTGCCCCTGGTCGAAGTGAACCGCTATTATTTCTGCGCCCCTCTTCATCATGAGGAATGCGGCAACAGGTGAATCTATGCCACCGCTGAGCAGAACCACGACCTTCCCCTGCGTGCCAACTGGAAGCCCGCCGACGCCTTTAATCTTCTCAAAGAAAACGTAGGCCTTCCCCTTTATAATTTCAATTCCTATCGTGAGCTCGGGATTTTCCAGATCTACTTTCCAGCCGAATTCTTTCACAATGAACGCCCCTATTTCCCTGTTAACCTCAACAGAAGTCTTGAGGAACGCCTTATCCAGCCGCTGAGTTTCCACCTTAAAGCTTTTCGGATTCAAACCTTTCAGGGCTTCTCTCAGATAGTCTGGCACTTCCTCGTAGTTCATCTCCCTCGCAGGCGAAACCGAAACAACGCCCGGGACTTTTGCAATAATCTCAGCCGCTTCATCGGGGGCCTCAATGAGGATTCGTCCTCTAATCAACCTCGCCTTTGCTTTAATCCCTTTCCTCTCTAAGGCAGCTAGGATGTTCTCTACGAGCCTTCTTTCAAACTCTCTTCTTTTGCCCCTCTTTACTGCTATCTCGCCATAGCGTACCAGTATCATCTCAACCACCCAAATAGCGTGCAAAGAAGTTTTTGGCTTCCTTTTCGTCCTCAGCACCGCGGATTATCATCCTGCCGCTCGTAAATATCAGGATCTCAGCGTAGTCGTCCTCGAACTGGATGAACTGCGACGTCTTGATATACTCAATGCCGAGGGCATCGAGCCTTTTGGCGAGCTCATCAAGGTCCACGCTCATCCTCTCGGGGGGAGTTATTTGAATCGAACCGTCACACATGTGCTCTATCTTCATCTGCTTCTCCAGGAACGTGAAGTTGTGCCTAACGCAGACCTCACAGTCCTCCCTCCTCGGGATCTCCACCTTCTCAAAGTCAAGTGTCTTGGTGTCGAAGAAAATCAGCTCACTCTTCACTTCCTCACCTAAGAGAATCTTAGCCGCTAGAGTGACGGCCAGCGAAGCAGCGAGGGGCGGAACGTAGCTCATAATCCCTGCGACGGCGCACGTTGGCATGGGCCTTGAGGGCAGCTTCGGCATCAAACAGCGGAAGCAGGCAGTCTTTCCTGGAATTATGGGCATCAAGTTGCCGTAAGTCGCCAAGATGCCAACGTAAATCCATGGTTTGTTGCTCTTCACCGCGTAGTCGTTTATTACCTGCCTCGTGTAAATGTTGTCCGTTCCGTCTATAATGAGGTCAGCTTCGTCCAGAAGATGCACCGTTGAAGGGTTTAAGTCCTCAAAGTGACCAATAACGTTCTCAAAGCGCTCCTTCAGGACCTCCACCTTGGGCTTTCCTATATCCTCACTTGTATATATCGTCCTTGGAAGGTCGCTCTCGTCCACAAAGTCCCGGTCTATCACTATTATTCTTCCAACGCCCAGTTTGTGAAGGAAGTAGACCTCCCAGCTCCCCAGTGCTCCTGCCCCCACAACTGCAACCGTGCTCTCGCTGAGCTTTCTTTGGCCATCCATACCGATTATCGGGAAGTGCCTCGAAAAGTCCATCTTTACATCCACCATGCTACCACCATTGGAAGCTTCTAAGAGGCTCAAAAAAGGCTTTTGAAAACCAAAAGTTCTGGACAATTCTGGGACATAAAATTCCCGCCGAGCCGGAAAGGATATTAAACCCGTTTCCGGAACTTTCGCCGGTGATGGTATGGAGTTCTTTGAGGTGTTGAGAAAAAGGAGAAGTATAAGGCGCTTTCAGGATAAGAAAGTCCCGAAGGAGCTGGTAGAAAAGCTTCTTGAGGCTGCTTTCCTTTCGCCGAGTTCATACAACAAAAGGCCCTGGCACTTCATAGTCGTTGATGATAAGGAAAAGCTCCAGAAGCTCTCGAAGGCGAAGTTAGGCGCCTCTGGGCTGGCAACGGCTCCTTTAGCCATCGTCGTGACGGCGGATGGTGAGAGGAGTGACGTATGGATCGAGGATGCTTCCATAGCGGCTGAGCATATGCAGCTTGCGGCCGTTGCCCTGGGTCTGGGATCCTTCTGGGTGCAGATTAGGAACAGGATGCACAACGAGGAGAAGAGCGCCGAGGAATACGTGAGGGAGCTCTTAGACATTCCAGAAAACTACCGCGTTCTCTGCATCATTGGTGTTGGCTATCCAGCGGAGAACAAGCCGCCCCACGGCGAAGAGGTCTTTGAGTGGGGGAAAGTGAGCTACAACGGGTTTGAGAGGCGTTTTAAGGGTGGCCCTGAATAGTTCACACGTTGGAAGCGTTCAATTTGACTGCCAACCTCCCGTTTATTTTGCATTCTGCAAAAAATAAATGCCATAAGAACCCCCGGAGAGTAAAGAATGGTGGTATCAGTGAGAGCAAGGGTATGCATGTTCTGCGCAGGGGAAAGAATTGGAGACGTCGTTAAAGTCCTTGAGGCAAAGGGCTACTCCGTCAGCGTGGAAGGGTGCATAGGGCTCTGCGCCAAATATCCCTGCGGCAACGTAAACGTGATAGCCGGCGAAAAAGAGATATCCGCCAAAGACTTCGGGGGGTTCTTGGAGGCACTGAGGATATAAAAACCGTGAAGGCCCCACGGTAATCCCGGAGGTTGGTATGCCTGGATTCATGTGGGCAGCGAATGTGATAAGCGTGCAGGAGGTTCGCGGGATGGGAGGAAGTGAAATCCTCCAGAAACATGTCAAAGTCGTGTACCCCGGCAAGATAACAGCGGAATGCCTGGAGATGGGTTATGTCCCGACGACATTTGATGAAAAACGCTTCAAAAAAAGTCTTTTTAACGGTGGCATGGAACCCTTTTGGGTGAACCGGGTGAAGAGAGCTGTCCTGTTGTTCGGTATCATCCTGCTTTTTGCAGGACTCGCGGCGGGTGCAGAGGTCTCCTACGGGGGACTCAGCTTCCACGATGTCTCGACCGGGGAAGAGCTGGATAACCTCATCAAGGCCCATGAGGGCGAGTACTTTTTCATCTTCTACCACTCAGAGAGCTGCCCGGCATGCAACTACATGAAGACGAGCGTTTTCCCGACTGAGAAAGCCAAGGAGACCCTTTCGGGATTGAACCTTGTTTCCATCGACGTTTACAAAGCGCGCTCCCTTACAACGCTCAGATATAGGGTTTACGATGACGTTGTTGTCCTCCAGCCAGACAACGCTGGCTACTACAGGCCAAAAACTCCGGGGGAAGAGATAAGCGTCGGCGTTCCGGGGACGCCAACGATGGTAATATTCAAGGTCGAGAACGGCACCAGAATCCTGAAGGGAGTAGCGATCGGTGCGCTCAATCCTGATGGTTTGGAGTTCTTCGTAAAGACTGCAGTGGGGAGCGATGAAAAACCCCAAGGAGGGGAACAAACTCAAACCACGGAAACTGCAACGTCCCAGGCCCAGGAAAACAACACAAACCTCACCCTCGCGGTTCTCCTGCCGATATTCTCGGCCGGAATACTGAGCGTCTTCTCACCCTGCGTCCTGCCCCTCATAGTCGGCACTTTCTCCCTCACTTTCGCGAGGAGGAGCGTGGAGCTGATAATAGCTGGCATGGTGTTATCTTTCGCCATCTTGGGCGCCCTGGCAGGTAGTTTTGGTTCCTATGCGGCCCAGATAAGGGGAGCCCTGTACCTCATAGGCGGCCTCGGCTTCATAGTGATTGGCCTGGGCTTCCTGAGCGAGAGCGTAAGCGCCAAGCTTGAGAGGTTCCTGAGCTTTTCGGCATCGGATAAGGTAGCGTCGAAGAGAGGAAAGCTGTATGACTTCGCCCTCGGCTCGGCCTTGGGGGCCACGTGGCTCGGCTGCATAGCCCCTTACGTCGGCTTCGCCGTCATTACTGCCGCACTAAGCGGCGACACCCTAAGCGGGATAATCGTGATGGGAACCTATGGCCTTGGCATGGGGCTGACGGTTTACCTGATTACCTCCTCGAAGGACCTGGGGGACTGGATAAACAGGAAGTTCCTCTCGGGGAGGATAGGCCTCAGCAAGTCTGGCAAAGCAAAGTGGGAACGGGCCTTGGGTGTAATCCTTGTGCTCCTCGGACTGCTTATGCTCACAGAACTCACACCATTAAAGTTCTGGAGCGCCCTCTTTGAGGGCCTTTCAAAACTCTGAGGAGGTGGAAAAATGTTCAGATACAGGAGAAAGGTTGGGCTGAGCCTTGAGGAAGCCGAAAAGAAGTTTAGGGAGGAGCTCGCAAAGAGAGGCTACAAAGTGATCCTTGATTTCACGCCAAGCGATGTTATCAGGAACAACCTCGGGGTCGAGATGGAGCCCTACAGGATACTTTATGTCTGCAACCCAAAGGTCTTCTACGAGATGACCAAGAAGGAATACGAGATAGGCTCCTTCGCGCCGTGTCCGGTGCTCTTCTACGAGAAGGACGGCGAAACCTACGTGGCCATCAACACCGCCGACGACGTGCTCGACATAATCAAAGAGCCCCTTGAGGTCGTTAAAAGCGTTATTGAGGACCTTTAACGAAGTCGTCTCGCCTTTTCTTTTTCCTTTTCAGAAAATCAACGTCCAGCGAGCCGGATTTTTAGACTTGCAAAAGAAAATTATATAAATCTAATCCACAAACCTTATGATGTCGAAAGTCGAACTTAATCCGAAGTGATGTGTTATGGTGGAGTTTCGAGAAGACCTTTCTGTGGTTTTAGGTGGGGCGGCCGGGCAGGGCATCCAGACCGTCGAGGAGATTCTGACCAGAACGCTGAAGTTCTCAGGCTACAACGTCTATGCAAACAAGGAGTATATGTCGCGCGTTCGTGGAGGCATAAATACCACGGAGATAAGGGTTTCATCCAAGAGAGTAAGGGCTTTCGTGAAGAAGATAGACATTCTAATTCCCTTCAAGCGCGGTGTTCTCCCGTGGGTCAAGGACAGGATATCGGAGAGTACAGTCGTCATCGGCGAGAAGGAAAACGTCGAGGAGGAGTTTCTCGAGAAGATCCACTTCATCGAGGTTCCCCTCACCAAGATGGCGCTCGATGTTGGCAGTCAGCTCTACCTCAACACCATAGCGGCGGGCATTGTCGTTGGCATCTTTCGCGGTGAATTCTCGGCGGTTGAGGAATACCTGAAGGAGCGCTTCGGGAGCAAGGGCGAGAACGTTGTTCAGAAGAACATCGAGGCGGCAAAGAAGGGCTACGAACTCGGCCTCAAGCTCCTCAAGGAGGGCACCGTAAAGGTGGAAGTCCAGAGGAAAGAAAAGGTCAGGGACGAGATACTCCTCAGCGGAGCCGAGGCTGTGGCTCTGGGTGCCCTCGCCGGGGGTATGAACTTCCTCAGCTTCTATCCGATGAGCCCCTCAACAGGGGTGGCAGTTTTCGCGGCACAGCATGCGGAGGATTTCGAGATAGTGGTGGAGCAGGTCGAGGACGAGATTTCCGCAATCAACATGGCCTTAGGAGCCTGGTACGCCGGAGCGAGGGCTATGGTAACCACCTCCGGCGGCGGCTTTGCCCTGATGACCGAGGCGCTCAGCCTGGCTGGGATGGCCGAGAACCCGATAGTCATACACCTCGCCCAGAGGCCTGGACCTGCAACCGGCTTGCCCACGAGAACCATGCAGGGCGACCTAAATCTCGTTCTCCACGCCGGCCACGGCGACTTCCCGAGGATTATCCTCGCCCCGGGCAACATAGAGGAGGCCTTCTACATGAGCGCCGAGGCATTCAACCTGGCGGACAGGTACCAGGTACCTGTAATAATACTCACCGACCAGTACCTTGTGGATACCTACTACAACCTCCCTGAGCTCGAGCTGGATAAGGTCAAGGTCGAAAAACACATAGTCGAAGCGAAACCCGGCTATAGGAGGTATGAACTCACCGAGGACGGAATATCGCCGAGGGCGATCCCAGGTTACGGTGAGGATGTGGTTGTAGCCAATGGAAACGAGCACGACGAGTGGGGCGACATAACAGAGGATGCAGAACTCACAGTCAGAATGCAGGAGAAGAGGGCAATCAGAAAACTCGAAACCATCAGGAAGAACGCACCGCTGCCAAGACTTATTGGAGGGGAGGATGCCAAGTACATCATCGTTGCCTGGGGTTCGACGCTCCACATTGTTGAGGAGGCCATAGAGAAGCTCGGTAGGGACGATGTAGCGCTGCTCCACTTCAGCTGGCTTTATCCGCTCAACCCGGAGGCAAAGAAGTTCTTCGAAGGCAAGACCATCATAGCCGTCGAGCTCAACGTTACGGGCCAGTTCGCGGAGCTTCTAAGGAAGGAGCTTGGCGTTGAGGTTCATCATAGGGTTCTCAAGTACGATGGGAGGGCCTTCTCGGTTGAAGAAGTCCTCGATGCCATCAATGGGGTGGTAGAATGAACCTTGAGAAGGTCGACAAGAGCCGCTTCGAACCAAAGAGGCCAGGGAGCCAGGACATAGCCTGGTGCCCAGGATGCGGCAACTTCGGAATCAGGAACATCCTCATAACGGCCTTGGCGGAGCTCGGCCTTAACCCCAACGAGGTGGCAATAATCAGCGGTATCGGTCAGGCCGCAAAGATGCCTCACTATATAAAGGCCAACGGATACCACACGCTCCACGGCAGGGCCATTCCGATAGCAACTGGGGTGAAGACGGCAAATCCAGAGCTGACCGTCATAGCAGAGGGTGGAGACGGCGACATGTACGCCGAAGGCGGCAACCATCTCCTTCACGCGATAAGGAGGAATCCAGACATAACCGTTCTCATTCACGACAACCAGATATACGGCCTCACGAAGGGTCAGGCTTCCCCCACCACGATGAAGGGAATAAAGACGCCCACTCAGCCGTGGGGTGTCTTTGAAGAGCCCTTCAACGTCATTGCCCTTGCCATAGCCCTCGATGCTTCCTTCGTTGCGAGAACCTTCATGGGGTATTTCAGGGAGAGCGTCGAGATAATAAAGAAGGCGATAGAGCACAAAGGTTTGGCCATAGTCGATATCTTCCACCCCTGCGTCAGCTTCAACAAGGTGAACACCTACGCCTGGTACAGGGAGCACACCTACTGGATGGACGACCATGACTCCTACGACAGGGAAGCGGCCTTTAAGCGCGCGATTGAAACCGATCCGCTCCCGCTCGGCGTGTTCTACATCAACGAAAAGCCCACATTTGAAGAGCTTGTTCCTGCCTACAAGAGGGACAAAACGCCGCTGTGGAAGAGGGAGCCAAAGGTCGAGGAGATAAGAAAGATTCTAGATATTAAAAGGAGGCTCTGAAATGGTAAAAGTTGGAGACATTGCACCTGATTTTATTTTGAAAGACCAGAACGGGGAAGAGTTCAGGCTGAGCGACTTCAGGAGGAGACGGGTTCTGCTCTCTTTCCATCCCTTAGCATGGACGAACATCTGTGAAAGGCAGATGAAAGCCCTAGAGGAGCATTATGATGAGCTTGAGGAGCTCAACGTTGTTCCTGTGGGAATAAGCGTTGATTCAGTCCCAACAAAAAAGGCATGGGCGGATCACATGGGCCTTAAAAAGCTCAGAATCCTGGCGGACTTCTGGCCCCATGGGGAAGTTGCACGGAAGTACGGCCTCTTCAGAGAGAAGGATGGAATCTCGGAAAGGGCGAACGTGATAATAGACGAAAACGGCAGGGTGGCTTTTGTGAAGGTCTATCCTCTCGGAGAGCTTCCGGACTTAAACGAGATACTGGCAGTCCTGAAGGGATGAATTAATAACCATGGAAAGAGAACTCAAAGGTGGTGATGGCAATGCCAAAGGTCTGGACTGAAAAAATACTGGATGACCCCGAGCTTTACCTTATAAGGATTGATGACGACAGGATCAAGTACTTCGAGGCCACCTGGGACATCCCGGAGGGCATAACCTACAACGCTTACCTCATGAAGCTCGAAGATGCCGTTGTTCTCTTTGACATAACTAAGAAAGAGTACACAGAGGAATTCATGGAGGCCCTCAAGAGCATCGTTGACCCCAAAGAGATAACGCACATTATCATCCATCACACCGAGCCAGACCACAGTGGAGCCCTTCCGGCAGTTCTTGAGGCCAACGGATACAGGGCCCAGCTCATAGGCACGAGCTTTGCGAAGCGCTTCCTTGAGGGGTTCTACGGAGAAAAGGTCGTCGAGAACTTCTACACAATCAAGGACGGCGAGGAGATGAACATCGGTGGAAAAACCTTCCGCTTCATAACCGTCCCGTGGCTCCACTGGCCGGACACGATGATAACCTATGTCGTTGAGGATAAGCTCATCTTCAGCTGCGACGCCGGCGGAGGCTACTTCATTCCCCCAGTCATTGACGACAGCGACGAGAAGGTTATCGAGGAATATCTCCCCTACGTCACCAAGTACATAGTCACCGTCATAGGCCACTACCACAAGTACATAGTCCAGAACATAAAGAAGCTCAAGGAGCTCGGCATAGTGCAGGAGGCGAGGATGATACTCCCCGGCCACGGACTGATATGGCGCAAGAACCCCATGAGGATATTTGAGCACTACGAGGCTGTCGGTGCTGGAAAGGTAAAGAAGGGCAAGGTTCTCGTCATCTACGACTCGATGTACGGCTTCGTCGAGAGGAGGATGGAGATTGTTTTGGACGAGCTCAAGAAGCACGGCCTCAATCCGGTAGTCTACAAGTTCATGGACAAAGAGGCACCGGCAGTTAGCGATATCCTCGGGGAGATTCCCGACAGTGAGGCGATAGTAATAGGAGCCTCAACTTACGAAGCCGAGATACACCCGAGGATACGCTACACCCTCTATGAGATAGTCGACAAGGCCAACTACGAGAAGCCAGTCCTCATTGTCGGCGCCTTTGGCTGGGGCGGCGTTGCTGGAAAGAAGATAGAGACCATGATAACCCGCAGCAAGTTCGATCACGTGGACACGGTTGAATCGCGCGGCTGGCCGACTCTGGAGGACGAGGAGAGGCTTAGGGAAGGCGTCAGGAAACTCGTCAGGTGGATTTCCTGACCCTTTCATTATCCTTTCATTATTTGACCCCACTGCGTAGGTTTAAATACTTCAAACACAGATGTTACATATAGGTGATGTTAGTGAATGAAATTCTTGATAAACTTGTTGAGCTTCCCCTGAGGGAGATACTCGGCTACGCTATAGCCTCAGAAGACGACACCAAGGCTTTTTATGAGGGCCTTGCCTCCAGAACAGGGGGGCTGCTCAGAGACTTCTTCCAGACCCTTGCTACAGCCGAGGACTCTCACAAGAAGACTCTCCTAAGGCTGCACGAAACGCTCTTTGGGGATACTGACTACACCGTTCCCGAAGGGATACCCTTCGCCGAAGCCTCGATCAGAGTCGACACTGTCGTTAACCTCGTGGAGGCTATGAGAATTGCCCTAATCAATGAAAAAGCTGCAGAGAGGCTATACACCCACCTGGAAAAACGCCTCCCAGAGCACAGGGCCATATTCGGATTTCTGGCGGCGCAGGAGAGAGCCCACTACGCGTCCATAAAATCTCATGTTGAATATCTCGAGGGTTTCACGGAGGGCAAGCCAGAATACGTCAACGCTCCCATTGAGCACCTTAACACCCAGCTCGAACTTTACCTAGCGCCCCACACACGGTCGTGAGGTGACAGCGTGAGGGTTGTAATAGTCGGCGATGGGCCTGGAGGAGTTGAGCTTGCCAAGAGACTCTCAGGGGACTTTGAAGTAACAATAGTGGACAGAGAAGAGCTCCCTTACTACCCAAAGCCGATGCTGAGCCACTACATAGCAGGGTTCGTAGATGAAAAGGCCCTTTTTCCGTATTCAGCCGAATGGTATGAGCGAAATGGAATAGACCTCAGATTAGGCGTTGAAGCCAAGGTCATAGACAGAGCGAAAAAGGTTCTCGTAACGAACAAGGGGGAGCTTCCCTATGACGTCCTCGTTCTTGCGACTGGAGCGAGGGCAAGAGGGCCTTCCATACCCGGGAGGGAGCACATCCTGACCCTAAGAACCTTCGACGACGCCAAGATGATAAGGGAAAGGCTTGAGGAAGAGGGAGAAATCACAGTCATTGGCGGCGGCTTCATAGGGCTTGAGCTGGCCGGGAACGTGGCCAAGGCAGGCTATTCTGTCAAGCTCATCCACAGGAGCAAGAATCTCCTCAGGCTGGACGAGGAGCTGAGCGAAAAGCTCCAGGAAAAGCTGGAAGAGGTCGGAGTTGAGTTCCACCTCGAGGCCAACCTTCTGAAAGCCGATGAGAACGGTGTGGAGACCGATAGGGGGTACATCTCTGGGAGGCTTAAGGTCTGCGCCTTCGGGGTAGTTCCCAATAAGGAGCTGGCTTTGAGGAGCGGAATCCACGCCGGGCGTGGAATATTCATAGATGCAGGGTTCAGAACCTCCGCGAAGGACGTCTATGCAATAGGCGACTGCGCCGAGTACGGCGGGACAATATGCGGGACTGCCAAAGCCGCCGTGGAGCACGCAAAGATCCTTGCAAACCTGCTCAGGGGGCAGGATGACCATTACCACTTCTTCTGTTCGGCGCTCTTTAAGTTCGCCAACTTAAACGTTGCATTGATTGGAAGGACAAGGGGAGAAGGCAGATGGGTTGACGAAAAAACGAAAGTTTTCTACAAAGATGAAAAGCCTATTGGGGCAGTTGTGCTCGGAGACGTAAGGAGAGCTATTGAGGTTGAAAAAGCAATCAAAGAAGGGCTACCTATTGACTGAAATGATAAAGTGTACAAACCTAAGGTTTGGAAAATCGTTATATACCTCACCGCCCAACTATTAATGCAGAACCTATGTTGGTGATAGTATGGTTGTGGAAAGGAAAATGACTCGGAAGTTTCTGGAGGAGGCCTTCGCTGGCGAAAGCATGGCCCACATGAAGTACCTTATCTTCGCCGAGCAGGCGGAGAAGGAGGGCTATCCTAACATAGCCAAGCTCTTCAGGGCAATAGCCTATGCCGAGTTTGTCCATGCCAAGAACCACTTCATAGCCCTCGGAAAGCTGGGCAAGACTCCCGAGAACCTGCAGGAAGCCATAAACGGGGAGACCTATGAGGTCGAGGAGATGTACCCTGTCTTTAAG
Above is a genomic segment from Thermococcus sp. LS1 containing:
- the thiI gene encoding tRNA uracil 4-sulfurtransferase ThiI, giving the protein MILVRYGEIAVKRGKRREFERRLVENILAALERKGIKAKARLIRGRILIEAPDEAAEIIAKVPGVVSVSPAREMNYEEVPDYLREALKGLNPKSFKVETQRLDKAFLKTSVEVNREIGAFIVKEFGWKVDLENPELTIGIEIIKGKAYVFFEKIKGVGGLPVGTQGKVVVLLSGGIDSPVAAFLMMKRGAEIIAVHFDQGQNAREVVEKTVEILNDYSPKDIELIVENHFEVLRPYVAVLSRINMQEWTCVLCKVAMLRRAAEIAREEGALGIVTGDSLGQVASQTLANLYFETMSVRFPVHRPLLGMDKEEIVKIAREIGTYQAFLEYPYCDCPFRPERVVTQGKYEEFLKILDILEKEGII
- a CDS encoding ThiF family adenylyltransferase, translating into MVDVKMDFSRHFPIIGMDGQRKLSESTVAVVGAGALGSWEVYFLHKLGVGRIIVIDRDFVDESDLPRTIYTSEDIGKPKVEVLKERFENVIGHFEDLNPSTVHLLDEADLIIDGTDNIYTRQVINDYAVKSNKPWIYVGILATYGNLMPIIPGKTACFRCLMPKLPSRPMPTCAVAGIMSYVPPLAASLAVTLAAKILLGEEVKSELIFFDTKTLDFEKVEIPRREDCEVCVRHNFTFLEKQMKIEHMCDGSIQITPPERMSVDLDELAKRLDALGIEYIKTSQFIQFEDDYAEILIFTSGRMIIRGAEDEKEAKNFFARYLGG
- a CDS encoding nitroreductase family protein, with protein sequence MEFFEVLRKRRSIRRFQDKKVPKELVEKLLEAAFLSPSSYNKRPWHFIVVDDKEKLQKLSKAKLGASGLATAPLAIVVTADGERSDVWIEDASIAAEHMQLAAVALGLGSFWVQIRNRMHNEEKSAEEYVRELLDIPENYRVLCIIGVGYPAENKPPHGEEVFEWGKVSYNGFERRFKGGPE
- a CDS encoding cytochrome c biogenesis protein, which translates into the protein MKRAVLLFGIILLFAGLAAGAEVSYGGLSFHDVSTGEELDNLIKAHEGEYFFIFYHSESCPACNYMKTSVFPTEKAKETLSGLNLVSIDVYKARSLTTLRYRVYDDVVVLQPDNAGYYRPKTPGEEISVGVPGTPTMVIFKVENGTRILKGVAIGALNPDGLEFFVKTAVGSDEKPQGGEQTQTTETATSQAQENNTNLTLAVLLPIFSAGILSVFSPCVLPLIVGTFSLTFARRSVELIIAGMVLSFAILGALAGSFGSYAAQIRGALYLIGGLGFIVIGLGFLSESVSAKLERFLSFSASDKVASKRGKLYDFALGSALGATWLGCIAPYVGFAVITAALSGDTLSGIIVMGTYGLGMGLTVYLITSSKDLGDWINRKFLSGRIGLSKSGKAKWERALGVILVLLGLLMLTELTPLKFWSALFEGLSKL
- a CDS encoding DUF302 domain-containing protein, with translation MFRYRRKVGLSLEEAEKKFREELAKRGYKVILDFTPSDVIRNNLGVEMEPYRILYVCNPKVFYEMTKKEYEIGSFAPCPVLFYEKDGETYVAINTADDVLDIIKEPLEVVKSVIEDL
- a CDS encoding 2-oxoacid:acceptor oxidoreductase subunit alpha, translated to MVEFREDLSVVLGGAAGQGIQTVEEILTRTLKFSGYNVYANKEYMSRVRGGINTTEIRVSSKRVRAFVKKIDILIPFKRGVLPWVKDRISESTVVIGEKENVEEEFLEKIHFIEVPLTKMALDVGSQLYLNTIAAGIVVGIFRGEFSAVEEYLKERFGSKGENVVQKNIEAAKKGYELGLKLLKEGTVKVEVQRKEKVRDEILLSGAEAVALGALAGGMNFLSFYPMSPSTGVAVFAAQHAEDFEIVVEQVEDEISAINMALGAWYAGARAMVTTSGGGFALMTEALSLAGMAENPIVIHLAQRPGPATGLPTRTMQGDLNLVLHAGHGDFPRIILAPGNIEEAFYMSAEAFNLADRYQVPVIILTDQYLVDTYYNLPELELDKVKVEKHIVEAKPGYRRYELTEDGISPRAIPGYGEDVVVANGNEHDEWGDITEDAELTVRMQEKRAIRKLETIRKNAPLPRLIGGEDAKYIIVAWGSTLHIVEEAIEKLGRDDVALLHFSWLYPLNPEAKKFFEGKTIIAVELNVTGQFAELLRKELGVEVHHRVLKYDGRAFSVEEVLDAINGVVE
- a CDS encoding thiamine pyrophosphate-dependent enzyme; its protein translation is MNLEKVDKSRFEPKRPGSQDIAWCPGCGNFGIRNILITALAELGLNPNEVAIISGIGQAAKMPHYIKANGYHTLHGRAIPIATGVKTANPELTVIAEGGDGDMYAEGGNHLLHAIRRNPDITVLIHDNQIYGLTKGQASPTTMKGIKTPTQPWGVFEEPFNVIALAIALDASFVARTFMGYFRESVEIIKKAIEHKGLAIVDIFHPCVSFNKVNTYAWYREHTYWMDDHDSYDREAAFKRAIETDPLPLGVFYINEKPTFEELVPAYKRDKTPLWKREPKVEEIRKILDIKRRL
- a CDS encoding peroxiredoxin → MVKVGDIAPDFILKDQNGEEFRLSDFRRRRVLLSFHPLAWTNICERQMKALEEHYDELEELNVVPVGISVDSVPTKKAWADHMGLKKLRILADFWPHGEVARKYGLFREKDGISERANVIIDENGRVAFVKVYPLGELPDLNEILAVLKG
- a CDS encoding FprA family A-type flavoprotein, with the translated sequence MPKVWTEKILDDPELYLIRIDDDRIKYFEATWDIPEGITYNAYLMKLEDAVVLFDITKKEYTEEFMEALKSIVDPKEITHIIIHHTEPDHSGALPAVLEANGYRAQLIGTSFAKRFLEGFYGEKVVENFYTIKDGEEMNIGGKTFRFITVPWLHWPDTMITYVVEDKLIFSCDAGGGYFIPPVIDDSDEKVIEEYLPYVTKYIVTVIGHYHKYIVQNIKKLKELGIVQEARMILPGHGLIWRKNPMRIFEHYEAVGAGKVKKGKVLVIYDSMYGFVERRMEIVLDELKKHGLNPVVYKFMDKEAPAVSDILGEIPDSEAIVIGASTYEAEIHPRIRYTLYEIVDKANYEKPVLIVGAFGWGGVAGKKIETMITRSKFDHVDTVESRGWPTLEDEERLREGVRKLVRWIS
- a CDS encoding ferritin family protein codes for the protein MLVNEILDKLVELPLREILGYAIASEDDTKAFYEGLASRTGGLLRDFFQTLATAEDSHKKTLLRLHETLFGDTDYTVPEGIPFAEASIRVDTVVNLVEAMRIALINEKAAERLYTHLEKRLPEHRAIFGFLAAQERAHYASIKSHVEYLEGFTEGKPEYVNAPIEHLNTQLELYLAPHTRS
- a CDS encoding FAD-dependent oxidoreductase; the protein is MRVVIVGDGPGGVELAKRLSGDFEVTIVDREELPYYPKPMLSHYIAGFVDEKALFPYSAEWYERNGIDLRLGVEAKVIDRAKKVLVTNKGELPYDVLVLATGARARGPSIPGREHILTLRTFDDAKMIRERLEEEGEITVIGGGFIGLELAGNVAKAGYSVKLIHRSKNLLRLDEELSEKLQEKLEEVGVEFHLEANLLKADENGVETDRGYISGRLKVCAFGVVPNKELALRSGIHAGRGIFIDAGFRTSAKDVYAIGDCAEYGGTICGTAKAAVEHAKILANLLRGQDDHYHFFCSALFKFANLNVALIGRTRGEGRWVDEKTKVFYKDEKPIGAVVLGDVRRAIEVEKAIKEGLPID
- a CDS encoding rubrerythrin family protein, with the translated sequence MVVERKMTRKFLEEAFAGESMAHMKYLIFAEQAEKEGYPNIAKLFRAIAYAEFVHAKNHFIALGKLGKTPENLQEAINGETYEVEEMYPVFKNAAEFQGEKDAVRTTHYALEAEKIHADFYAKAKEKVEKGEDIELKKVYICPVCGYTAVDEIPEKCPVCGVPGDKFVIFE